The following proteins are encoded in a genomic region of Lytechinus variegatus isolate NC3 chromosome 7, Lvar_3.0, whole genome shotgun sequence:
- the LOC121419163 gene encoding transmembrane protein 179-like, whose product MGLGNVLLLSQITGYIFGAIFSLFTFPPIAVSQDHFDDHCILFSTGYLNTTLDRYVINEWSLGTQCGFAIYVGIQLMGISLWQSIRLSIHAVNGTDSSFLMTCITLLVNLLMNIMLLASAITVTDGYKVWCAAIKKANQRCEYAGYANNFFFDENIKPAGFNLDWGIAQFGLWTSWILYTILLIFSLVKLSNLHKQENILRSLTRERQRLLGHYEQPDL is encoded by the exons ATGGGCCTTGGTAACGTCCTCCTCCTCTCCCAGATCACGGGGTACATCTTTGGGGCCATCTTCTCCCTCTTCACCTTTCCACCCATCGCAGTCAGTCAAGATCACTTTGATGATCATTGTATCCTATTCTCAACCGGCTATCTTAATACCACATTAGATAGATATGTGATAAATGAGTGGTCTCTCGGAACCCAGTGCGGGTTTGCCATCTATGTAGGAATTCAGTTGATGGGGATATCACTGTGGCAGAGCATCCGTCTTTCCATCCATGCAGTCAATGGTACTGACAG TTCTTTCCTGATGACTTGTATTACTTTATTGGTAAACCTTCTGATGAATATCATGCTGCTGGCTTCAGCTATAACTGTCACAGATGGATACAAAGTGTGGTGTGCAGCTATTAAAAAAGCTAATCAAAG ATGTGAATATGCTGGATATGccaataatttcttttttgatGAGAATATAAAGCCAGCTGGATTTAATCTTGACTGGGGAATAGCACAG TTTGGTCTGTGGACATCATGGATATTGTACACCATACTTCTTATCTTCTCCTTGGTCAAACTGAGCAACCTTCACAAACAAGAGAACATCTTACGCAGTCTGACAAGAGAAAGACAAAGGTTACTCGGTCACTATGAGCAACCAGATTTGTAA